TGCTTGCCGTCGACGATCACCGCGTCGACCCCCAGCTTCGCGAGGCACACCGCGGCCATGAGCCCGCTCGGACCCGCCCCGACGACGAGCACGTCGGTGTCGAGCTGCTCGGCGGCCTCCCCCATGTCTCAACTGTCGCACCGGGCCGCCCCGGATGCCAGACTCGAACCGGGGAGGCGTGCATGGGCGACAGCGACACCGCGGGCGACGACCCGGCCGGTGACGGCACCGCGGCCGAGAGCCTGCTGACCGTCGTCATCGCCCTCATCGCGAACGCCCTCATCGCGATCGCGAAGACCGTGGCGGCGACGCTCACGGGTTCGGCGTCGATGGTCGCGGAGGCCGCGCACTCGTGGGCCGACACCGGCAACGAGATCCTGCTCGTCATCGCCGAGCGCCGCTCGCGGAAGCCCGCCGATGCGCGGCATCCGCTCGGCTTCGGCAAGGACGCCTACATCTGGTCGATGTTCGCCGCGTTCGGGCTCTTCACCGCAGGCGCGGTCGTCTCGATCCAGCACGGCATCACCGAGCTGATCGACCCCGAGCCGGCGAGTGACTTCGGCATCGCCTACGTCGTGCTCGCCGTCTCGTTCGTGCTCGAGGCGATCTCGTTCGTGCGGGCGTACCGGCAGGCGCGCGCGGCGGCTCGCCAACGCAGCCTGCACACGATCGAGCACGTCGCGAAGAGCTCGAACCCGACCCTGCGCGCCGTCTTCGCCGAGGATGCGGCGGCACTCATCGGCCTCGTGCTCGCGTTCCTCGGCGTGCTGCTGCACCAGGTCACGGGCTCCCCCGTCTACGACGCGCTCGGCTCGATCCTCGTCGGCCTGCTGCTCGGCGTCGTCGCCGTCGTGCTGATCGGTCGCAACCGCGCGTTCCTCCTCGGCGAGGCGATCGACGAGGAGTCGCGTGACGTCGTGCTCGGCGAGCTCCTCGAGCGGCCCGAGGTCGATCGGGTCACGTTCCTGCACATCGAGTACACGGGGCCGGACACCGTCTTCGTGATCGCCGCGGTCGACCTCGCCGGCGATCGGGGCGAAGCGGATGTCGCGGCCGAACTCCGACGTCTCGAAGACGCCTTGGAGGAGCACGAACAGGTCGGGCGGGCGCTCCTCACGCTCTCGGACCCCGCCAGCCCGACCCTCACCGTCGGCGGCCGCCGGACGACGACGCCCTGACGATGACGCGCCGACGCGCCGACGACTTCGCCCCGACGACTTCGCGAGGACCCGCACGGCATGCCGAGAGGATCCGCAGCCCGGCGTGCGCCGCTCGCTATCGTGAGCACAGGCGCGAGCGTGCTGCTCGCTGAGCGGAGTCCCCATGTGGTGGAACAGGAAGCGATCCGAGTCGACGGCCGGAGCTCACGAGGCCGAAGACGCGGCCGTGCAGCTCGAGGCGCCGGGCGGTGAGCACCGCAACGCCTTCATCCTGATGGGGCTCGGCGGCGCGGCCGTCGCGGCATTCGGTCTCGCCGCCATCGCGGGCATCCTCGCCCCGGTCTTCTTCGCGCTCGTGCTGACGATCTGCGCGCACCCCCTGCGCATGTGGCTCGAGGAGCGCGGCGTACCCCGCGGCATCGCCACGGGCTCGGTCATCACCGCCGTCGTCCTGCTGCTCGTCACCTTCGGCTACGCCGTGCTGGTCGCGTTCGGTCAGTTCGCGACCCTGCTGACGGAGTACGCCGACGAGATCAAGGACTGGGGCGCCGGTGTCGCGCAGTGGCTCGTCTCGATCGGCATCGGCGCCGACGAGGTGTCCTCCCTGTTCGCCGACTTCGACCCGGGCACCGTGATCGGCTTCGTCGGCGGCGTCGTCGGCGGCCTCGCCGGATGGACCACGACCCTCGTCGTGCTCTTCACGATGCTGCTGCTCATGGCCATGGACGCCGGCTACCTGCCGACCCTCCTCCGCCAGCTGAAGCCGCACCGCCCGCTCGTCGTGGTCTCGCTCGTGAACTATGCGCACAACGTGCGCCGCTACATGATCGTGACGACGGTGCTCGGCGTGGCCCAGGGCCTCGTGAACTGGGTCGCGCTCACGATCATCGGGGTGCCCGGGGCATTCATCTGGGGTCTGCTGGCATTCCTCTGCAGCTTCATCCCCAACATCGGCTACTTCATCGCGATCATCCCGCCGATCGTCTTCGGCG
The DNA window shown above is from Agromyces cerinus and carries:
- a CDS encoding cation diffusion facilitator family transporter, yielding MGDSDTAGDDPAGDGTAAESLLTVVIALIANALIAIAKTVAATLTGSASMVAEAAHSWADTGNEILLVIAERRSRKPADARHPLGFGKDAYIWSMFAAFGLFTAGAVVSIQHGITELIDPEPASDFGIAYVVLAVSFVLEAISFVRAYRQARAAARQRSLHTIEHVAKSSNPTLRAVFAEDAAALIGLVLAFLGVLLHQVTGSPVYDALGSILVGLLLGVVAVVLIGRNRAFLLGEAIDEESRDVVLGELLERPEVDRVTFLHIEYTGPDTVFVIAAVDLAGDRGEADVAAELRRLEDALEEHEQVGRALLTLSDPASPTLTVGGRRTTTP
- a CDS encoding AI-2E family transporter; its protein translation is MWWNRKRSESTAGAHEAEDAAVQLEAPGGEHRNAFILMGLGGAAVAAFGLAAIAGILAPVFFALVLTICAHPLRMWLEERGVPRGIATGSVITAVVLLLVTFGYAVLVAFGQFATLLTEYADEIKDWGAGVAQWLVSIGIGADEVSSLFADFDPGTVIGFVGGVVGGLAGWTTTLVVLFTMLLLMAMDAGYLPTLLRQLKPHRPLVVVSLVNYAHNVRRYMIVTTVLGVAQGLVNWVALTIIGVPGAFIWGLLAFLCSFIPNIGYFIAIIPPIVFGALVGGWPMVIAVIVVYGLVNAVIQSVIQPRVVGNAVALSQTITFFSVLFWAVVIGPIGAILAIPLTLLVRLVLVDSNPNSFWIRPMLGDLDETKRIMAEAEAEAKAARKARHSGAGAHPSASNESPAATD